In the genome of Patescibacteria group bacterium, one region contains:
- a CDS encoding glycosyltransferase has translation MLKISCIIPAYNEEKNITRVLRILVPLIGTVIHEVIVVDDMSGDNTKEIVKNFSTVRLVEHLVNEGKSKTVSDGIQKSTGDYILLLDADLLYLNQGNITDLITPISNNRADVTISFRKNAWPLFPFKDIDYLSGERIFPKKHAASFLDEMAQLPGYGLEVFLNKNVIIRNQLRLAVVQWPNVENQPHYRKKGILKGARVIAKIWWNVLRTASIIEIFKQNISMRKLLVK, from the coding sequence ATGCTAAAAATTTCTTGCATCATTCCGGCCTATAATGAAGAGAAAAATATCACACGTGTTCTTCGGATTCTGGTCCCACTTATCGGCACGGTGATTCACGAAGTGATCGTTGTCGATGATATGTCAGGTGACAATACGAAAGAAATTGTTAAAAATTTTTCGACAGTCCGACTGGTGGAGCATCTAGTCAACGAAGGAAAAAGTAAAACTGTCTCTGATGGCATACAAAAATCAACTGGCGATTATATTTTGCTACTTGATGCGGACTTGCTGTACCTCAATCAAGGCAACATCACTGATCTCATTACACCCATCAGTAACAACAGAGCCGACGTTACTATCAGTTTCAGAAAAAATGCCTGGCCACTTTTTCCTTTTAAGGATATTGATTATTTATCTGGCGAGAGAATTTTTCCTAAAAAACACGCGGCATCTTTTTTGGATGAGATGGCGCAATTGCCGGGCTATGGACTTGAGGTGTTTTTAAATAAAAATGTCATCATTCGCAATCAATTGCGTCTGGCGGTCGTGCAATGGCCAAATGTTGAAAACCAGCCTCATTATCGTAAAAAAGGTATACTTAAAGGCGCGCGTGTGATTGCCAAAATTTGGTGGAATGTGCTTCGTACTGCCTCAATCATTGAAATATTTAAACAAAATATTAGTATGCGGAAACTTCTTGTAAAATAA
- a CDS encoding glycosyltransferase family 2 protein, whose protein sequence is MKLSFVIPAYNEESLIRPCLESVLLQTEYLLGEVEIIVVNNASTDKTKEIALSFKRVVVVDEGKKGLVNARQAGFLASTGDLIANIDADTRLTPGWVNKVLKEFSKSERLVALSGPYIYYDLSRAYNLLVRTFYYLGYISHVINHKIFHIGAMLQGGNFILRRRALEKIGGFDTRIIFYGEDTDIARRIQKVGEVKFDFALPIYSSGRRLKKEGMLRSAWHYSINYFWITIFKKPFTENYNDIRSKAVKPKN, encoded by the coding sequence ATGAAATTAAGTTTTGTTATACCTGCGTACAATGAGGAATCTTTAATTCGCCCGTGTCTCGAGTCTGTCTTACTGCAAACAGAATATCTTTTGGGTGAAGTTGAAATTATTGTTGTAAATAATGCGAGTACCGATAAAACGAAGGAGATCGCGCTCTCTTTTAAGCGGGTGGTGGTGGTTGACGAAGGGAAGAAAGGCTTAGTTAATGCCCGGCAGGCTGGTTTTTTGGCATCTACAGGGGATTTAATCGCTAACATTGATGCTGACACACGATTAACACCCGGTTGGGTGAACAAAGTTTTAAAGGAGTTTTCTAAAAGCGAAAGGTTGGTCGCTCTCAGCGGCCCATATATTTATTATGATTTATCAAGGGCGTACAATCTTTTAGTGCGCACATTTTATTATTTAGGATATATTAGTCATGTTATAAATCACAAGATTTTTCATATTGGAGCAATGCTCCAAGGTGGTAATTTTATTTTACGCCGCAGGGCTTTAGAGAAAATCGGAGGGTTTGATACCAGAATTATTTTTTATGGAGAGGATACGGATATTGCCAGACGAATTCAGAAAGTGGGGGAGGTAAAATTCGATTTTGCATTACCAATCTATTCTTCCGGAAGGCGTCTAAAAAAAGAGGGGATGCTTAGGAGTGCATGGCACTATTCAATCAATTATTTTTGGATCACTATTTTTAAAAAACCTTTTACAGAAAATTATAACGACATTCGATCGAAGGCGGTAAAGCCAAAGAATTGA
- a CDS encoding uracil-DNA glycosylase: MDKKQRLQELEKELVIADLLLKKTANLVFGEGNIDCQVMFIGEAPGFTEDQLKRPFVGRSGKLLDDMLGSIKWKRSDVYITNIVKRRPPENRDPLPEEIEAYKPFLAKQIEIINPKVIATLGRFSMNYFLPLAKITRDHGKIFEVENKKIYPLFHPAAALRAAGVMDDLKADFKKLPSLLGNEVSIDAAAGTAAAKNETSSSAIKKSGKPDQAKLF; the protein is encoded by the coding sequence ATGGATAAAAAACAGAGACTGCAGGAGCTGGAAAAAGAATTAGTCATTGCTGATTTGCTGTTGAAAAAAACTGCCAATCTGGTATTTGGCGAAGGCAACATTGATTGCCAGGTAATGTTTATCGGCGAAGCTCCGGGATTTACTGAGGACCAGCTTAAAAGGCCCTTTGTGGGGCGCTCAGGCAAGCTTCTCGATGACATGTTGGGAAGTATCAAGTGGAAGCGATCCGACGTCTATATCACCAATATTGTGAAAAGGCGGCCTCCAGAAAATCGTGACCCGCTTCCCGAGGAAATCGAGGCGTACAAGCCGTTTTTGGCCAAACAAATCGAAATTATCAATCCGAAAGTAATCGCCACACTCGGACGATTTTCGATGAATTATTTTTTGCCGTTGGCTAAAATCACACGAGATCACGGTAAAATATTTGAGGTTGAAAATAAAAAAATTTATCCGCTTTTTCATCCTGCGGCAGCGCTTCGAGCAGCAGGGGTTATGGACGACTTGAAAGCTGATTTTAAGAAATTGCCTTCGCTGCTTGGAAACGAGGTGAGCATAGATGCGGCGGCCGGAACGGCCGCCGCCAAAAATGAAACTTCTTCCTCTGCTATTAAAAAATCCGGAAAACCGGATCAGGCGAAACTATTTTAA
- a CDS encoding Hsp20/alpha crystallin family protein, with the protein MPKEKKSFFERLTGSMHMDDREEAVEITPTHQKIKKPEKEMWLEDEQEEGQLTVDVYQGPDDIIIKAMVAGVKPEDLDISINRDMVSIKGTREESREVKEDDYFTKELYWGSFSRTILLPQEIDVETSEASEKHGLLFIRLPKIDKGRKTKLKVKSN; encoded by the coding sequence ATGCCAAAAGAAAAAAAATCATTTTTTGAAAGACTTACGGGTTCAATGCACATGGATGACCGGGAAGAAGCTGTCGAAATCACCCCAACCCACCAAAAAATAAAAAAACCTGAGAAAGAAATGTGGCTTGAAGATGAGCAAGAAGAAGGACAACTGACCGTCGACGTCTATCAAGGACCTGACGATATTATTATCAAGGCTATGGTGGCTGGCGTAAAACCGGAAGATCTCGATATTTCAATCAACCGCGACATGGTTTCAATAAAGGGAACGCGTGAGGAGTCGAGAGAAGTCAAGGAAGATGATTATTTTACCAAAGAGCTCTATTGGGGTTCATTTTCGAGAACCATTCTTTTGCCACAGGAAATTGATGTAGAAACTTCAGAGGCCAGCGAAAAACATGGATTACTTTTCATTCGATTGCCTAAAATCGACAAGGGACGAAAAACTAAACTCAAAGTAAAATCTAATTAA
- a CDS encoding PrsW family glutamic-type intramembrane protease, protein MIPTPQTIFFALSGGFLPALLWLWFWLHEDRAHPEPRGMIIGTFLAGMVAVPLVLPLEQIIESHFASQVFLMVFLWATIEETFKWGAAYFSALETKEYDEPVDAIIYMVTAALGFAAMENTLFLISAITDGGMGSSFVTGNLRFIGASLLHVLASGILGFFIAETFKKSLLNKQLCFFAGLAIAVLLHTTFNLYIMKSQGTSIFAIFALVWVAILFLIAGFEKVKQIKKR, encoded by the coding sequence ATGATCCCTACACCACAAACAATCTTCTTCGCTCTTTCGGGAGGATTTCTCCCAGCATTACTATGGCTGTGGTTTTGGCTTCACGAAGACAGAGCACACCCTGAGCCCAGAGGTATGATTATTGGCACGTTTCTTGCCGGAATGGTTGCGGTACCACTTGTATTGCCACTTGAGCAAATTATTGAATCCCACTTTGCATCGCAGGTTTTTTTGATGGTATTTTTATGGGCGACGATTGAAGAAACTTTTAAATGGGGTGCCGCCTACTTTTCTGCTTTGGAAACAAAAGAATATGATGAACCTGTTGATGCCATCATATATATGGTCACCGCCGCGCTTGGTTTTGCCGCCATGGAAAATACTTTATTTTTGATATCGGCAATCACAGATGGAGGCATGGGCTCAAGTTTCGTCACAGGAAATTTACGATTCATCGGCGCCTCACTACTGCACGTCCTCGCTTCTGGAATATTAGGATTTTTTATTGCTGAAACATTTAAAAAAAGTCTTCTCAACAAGCAACTCTGCTTCTTCGCCGGACTCGCAATTGCTGTCCTATTGCACACCACTTTCAATCTCTATATAATGAAAAGTCAGGGTACCAGCATTTTCGCGATATTCGCATTGGTTTGGGTTGCCATACTTTTCCTGATAGCGGGATTTGAGAAGGTTAAACAAATTAAGAAACGCTAG
- a CDS encoding valine--tRNA ligase, translating into MSIPEKFLKPYNPLEVESRTYKTWEDSGFFNPDNLPKANSSKLSAKSFTIIMPPANANGNLHAGHALVMTIEDIMTRYKRMSGYKALWLPGLDHAGFETQVVYEKQLEKEGRSRFGMDPAELYKEILAFTVENSKNIKSQIRSMGASCDWSREKFTLDPDVIKTVHQTFKKMYDDGLIYRGERIVNWCSKHATSLSDVETENKERKDPFYYFQYGPFVIGTTRPETKFGDKYVVMHPDDARYAKYSHGQTFELEWINGPITATVIKDKAIDMEMGSGVMTITPWHTAIDFEIAERHNLPKEQVIDLRGKLLPIAGEFAGMKIAEARPKIVEKLKSKGLLVKVDENYVHNVPVCYKCETAIEPQISPQWFVKMKPLAQKAAEAVEAKKITFVPDNYRKIFLYWMNNTIDWNISRQIVWGIKIPAKICTNCGHGMADLDNSIQKCTKCAGSVREDTDTFDTWFSSGQWPLVTLGFPDGKDFKKFYPTDVMESGSDLIFKWIPRMVIFGLYLANELPFHTVYLHGLVNDAKGQKMSKSKGNVINPLGLIEKFGTDALRIGLVAGNTPGTSLSLSEDKIRGYKNFSNKIWNMARFILENTQGVTYETSFEKYSPKDAELRKIRHELIVDITKDMDEFRFYLAVEKLYHYIWHEFADKIIEESKEILLNDSPEEKMSRQQFLLHTLKKTLIVLHPFMPFVTEEIWKDMPLGKKNLLIVEQWPATNSN; encoded by the coding sequence ATGTCCATTCCCGAAAAATTCCTAAAACCCTACAACCCACTTGAAGTGGAATCTCGTACCTATAAAACCTGGGAGGATAGTGGTTTTTTTAATCCTGACAATCTCCCAAAAGCTAACAGCTCTAAGCTCTCAGCTAAAAGCTTTACCATCATCATGCCGCCAGCCAACGCCAACGGTAACCTCCATGCCGGCCATGCTCTCGTAATGACCATCGAGGACATTATGACACGATATAAAAGAATGTCAGGGTACAAAGCGCTTTGGCTTCCCGGACTTGATCATGCCGGTTTTGAAACACAAGTTGTGTATGAAAAACAACTTGAAAAAGAAGGCAGATCGCGTTTCGGCATGGATCCGGCTGAGTTGTACAAAGAAATCTTGGCTTTCACCGTCGAGAATTCAAAAAATATAAAATCACAAATACGAAGCATGGGTGCATCGTGTGATTGGTCACGAGAAAAATTTACCCTTGATCCCGATGTAATCAAAACTGTTCACCAAACTTTTAAGAAAATGTACGACGATGGTTTGATTTATCGTGGAGAACGAATCGTAAACTGGTGTTCCAAACATGCAACTTCCCTCTCCGATGTAGAGACAGAAAACAAAGAACGAAAAGATCCATTTTATTATTTTCAATACGGGCCTTTCGTGATTGGTACCACTCGTCCCGAAACAAAATTTGGAGATAAGTATGTTGTGATGCATCCCGATGATGCGCGATATGCCAAGTATTCGCATGGCCAAACTTTTGAACTTGAGTGGATCAACGGCCCAATTACTGCTACGGTTATCAAAGACAAAGCCATAGACATGGAAATGGGTTCTGGCGTCATGACTATCACACCATGGCACACCGCCATCGACTTTGAAATTGCTGAACGACATAATCTTCCGAAGGAACAAGTCATTGATTTGCGTGGAAAACTTTTGCCAATCGCGGGAGAATTTGCTGGAATGAAAATTGCCGAAGCTCGTCCAAAAATTGTTGAAAAGTTAAAATCAAAGGGGCTTTTGGTAAAGGTAGATGAAAATTATGTACACAATGTGCCCGTGTGCTACAAATGTGAGACAGCCATTGAGCCACAGATTTCACCTCAGTGGTTTGTTAAAATGAAACCGCTTGCACAAAAAGCGGCCGAAGCAGTTGAAGCGAAAAAAATTACCTTTGTCCCTGACAATTACCGAAAAATTTTCCTGTACTGGATGAACAACACCATTGACTGGAATATCTCCCGCCAAATTGTTTGGGGTATTAAAATCCCAGCCAAAATTTGTACCAACTGTGGACACGGCATGGCTGATTTGGATAATTCGATACAAAAATGTACAAAGTGCGCCGGCTCTGTGCGAGAGGACACTGACACTTTTGATACTTGGTTTTCTTCAGGACAGTGGCCACTCGTTACTCTTGGATTTCCTGATGGTAAAGATTTTAAAAAGTTTTATCCGACAGATGTTATGGAGAGCGGATCCGATCTTATTTTTAAATGGATACCAAGAATGGTTATTTTTGGTTTATATCTCGCGAACGAGCTACCCTTTCACACCGTGTATCTGCACGGCCTGGTCAACGATGCTAAGGGTCAGAAGATGAGCAAGAGCAAGGGAAATGTTATCAACCCCTTGGGCTTAATCGAAAAATTTGGTACTGACGCGCTACGCATCGGTCTCGTTGCCGGAAATACCCCAGGGACTTCCCTTTCGCTTTCTGAAGATAAAATTCGCGGCTACAAAAATTTCTCCAATAAAATTTGGAACATGGCTCGTTTTATATTGGAAAATACCCAGGGAGTTACTTATGAGACCAGTTTTGAAAAATATTCACCTAAAGACGCAGAATTAAGAAAAATCCGCCACGAATTGATCGTGGATATAACCAAAGACATGGATGAATTCCGTTTCTACTTGGCTGTGGAAAAGTTATACCACTATATTTGGCACGAGTTTGCTGATAAAATTATAGAGGAGAGTAAGGAAATTTTGCTGAACGATTCTCCGGAAGAAAAAATGTCTCGGCAACAATTCCTGCTCCACACCCTCAAAAAAACTTTGATCGTACTGCATCCCTTCATGCCGTTTGTGACTGAAGAAATTTGGAAGGATATGCCGCTCGGAAAGAAAAATCTGCTTATTGTCGAGCAATGGCCAGCCACAAACAGTAACTAG
- a CDS encoding tRNA (adenosine(37)-N6)-threonylcarbamoyltransferase complex transferase subunit TsaD: MIILGIETSCDETALSIIDVTENEQGTQIKILANAVLSQIAIHTQYGGVFPMVAKREHGKNLTPLLKKVLEESGFSDSGETNSKLDSLATVLDREPELLKQLLDFLPTAKKPAIDLIAVTYGPGLEPALWVGVNFAKALSVAWDIPVVATNHMEGHILISLQQRNQDVQANSYQLKALSLPALALLISGGHTELVLVRDWLNYEIVGRTRDDAIGEAFDKVARILGLPYPGGPQISALAEKARSQQLTADSFSLPRPMLKSDNLDFSFSGLKTAVLYLTQKLPQPLSEDNKMAIAREFEDAATEVVIEKVRKAIDLYGIETLILGGGVVANKNIRSSFQKLTIEKNVTLHLPEISHSTDNALMIAIAGYFNRTKSVTETTGLLDIKANGNLSFPSTPTV, encoded by the coding sequence ATGATTATCCTTGGTATTGAAACCAGCTGTGACGAAACCGCACTGAGCATTATTGATGTTACGGAAAATGAACAAGGCACCCAAATTAAAATTTTGGCTAATGCAGTGCTGTCACAAATTGCCATCCACACTCAGTATGGTGGTGTTTTCCCGATGGTTGCGAAACGAGAGCACGGAAAAAACCTGACTCCGTTACTAAAAAAAGTTTTGGAAGAATCGGGTTTTTCTGATTCAGGAGAAACAAACTCAAAACTAGATTCACTTGCAACTGTTTTAGATCGCGAACCGGAATTATTAAAACAACTTTTAGATTTTCTTCCAACAGCCAAAAAACCAGCAATTGATTTGATTGCTGTTACGTACGGCCCGGGACTTGAACCAGCGCTTTGGGTAGGAGTAAATTTTGCTAAAGCGCTTTCTGTGGCGTGGGATATTCCTGTGGTTGCCACGAATCATATGGAGGGGCACATCTTGATTTCTTTGCAGCAAAGAAATCAAGATGTGCAAGCTAACAGCTATCAGCTTAAAGCTTTAAGCTTGCCCGCGCTTGCCTTGCTTATAAGCGGAGGACACACGGAATTAGTTTTAGTAAGGGATTGGCTGAATTACGAAATCGTTGGCCGAACACGCGACGACGCTATCGGTGAAGCCTTTGATAAAGTGGCTCGAATTTTAGGACTTCCCTATCCGGGCGGGCCACAGATTTCCGCTTTGGCAGAAAAAGCTAGAAGCCAACAGCTGACAGCTGACAGCTTCTCTCTTCCGAGACCAATGTTGAAAAGCGACAACCTAGATTTTTCCTTTTCGGGATTAAAAACCGCTGTTTTGTACTTAACTCAAAAATTACCTCAGCCACTTTCTGAGGATAATAAAATGGCCATTGCCAGGGAATTTGAAGATGCGGCGACAGAAGTGGTTATTGAAAAAGTCAGAAAAGCTATCGATCTGTATGGCATTGAAACCTTGATTTTGGGCGGCGGCGTTGTGGCAAACAAAAATATCCGCTCCTCTTTTCAAAAATTAACCATTGAAAAAAATGTTACGCTTCACCTACCCGAAATTTCTCACTCAACCGACAACGCTTTGATGATCGCTATCGCGGGATATTTTAATCGAACAAAGTCGGTCACTGAAACTACAGGACTTTTGGATATTAAGGCAAATGGAAATTTAAGCTTTCCTTCAACGCCAACAGTTTAA
- a CDS encoding coenzyme F420-0:L-glutamate ligase, giving the protein MIVKAIKTKVFSEGDDLFNFVTQNIKHVPEKSVIVVTSKIVALAERRTTTLKNSTAKEKLIRSESSIAVKTKHVWLTLKDGILMANAGIDESNARGKLILLPKNSFKSADALRLKLRKQYKVKNLGVLITDSHTQPLRAGVVGIALGYAGFHGTKDYRGKSDIFGRKFIFSQTNVADSLATAAVFLMGEGAEQQPLAVITGASIDFCEKVNPKELQIPPKDDMYGPLFKNFQNS; this is encoded by the coding sequence ATGATAGTCAAAGCAATTAAAACAAAAGTTTTTAGTGAGGGTGATGACCTCTTCAACTTTGTCACTCAAAATATCAAACATGTTCCGGAAAAATCTGTCATTGTCGTTACTTCAAAAATTGTGGCGTTAGCTGAGCGTCGCACGACGACGCTAAAAAACTCAACGGCGAAAGAAAAATTAATTCGTTCTGAAAGTAGCATTGCGGTCAAAACTAAACATGTTTGGCTGACACTCAAGGATGGAATCCTCATGGCCAACGCGGGAATTGATGAATCAAATGCAAGGGGCAAACTTATTCTTCTACCAAAAAATAGTTTCAAGTCTGCAGATGCGCTCCGTCTGAAATTACGGAAACAATACAAAGTCAAAAATCTTGGTGTTCTAATCACCGATAGTCATACGCAGCCTTTGCGCGCGGGGGTGGTTGGAATTGCCCTCGGGTACGCAGGTTTTCACGGAACTAAAGACTACCGAGGCAAGTCAGACATCTTCGGCCGAAAATTTATTTTTTCTCAAACCAACGTGGCTGACAGTTTAGCTACTGCGGCAGTATTTTTGATGGGTGAAGGCGCAGAGCAACAACCACTTGCAGTCATTACAGGCGCATCAATTGATTTTTGCGAAAAAGTTAATCCAAAAGAACTACAAATTCCACCGAAAGATGATATGTACGGACCGCTGTTTAAAAACTTTCAAAATAGCTAA
- a CDS encoding queuosine precursor transporter, whose protein sequence is MLQLTEQSFKKIIIALTIYLTSLFAANTLGLKIMPFLFGSHLSVAVFSFPVVFLMTDVIGEVYGKKIAKFFVLAGFVSTALFIIYSFISLAMPWSSEGLWAKEGYNLMFGLSARISIASLVAFLIAEYQDVLSFFFFQEKFGVKSFWLRSFLSNLWSQLLDSAIFMVIAFAGVYSTKTLISIILSWWLYKVAMGALYSPLSYIGIRLLKEKTIDAEKHDSQSN, encoded by the coding sequence ATGCTTCAACTCACCGAACAATCATTCAAAAAAATAATAATCGCACTCACCATCTATCTTACTTCCCTCTTCGCCGCCAATACTTTGGGGCTCAAAATTATGCCATTTCTTTTTGGTTCGCATTTATCGGTAGCTGTATTTTCCTTCCCTGTTGTCTTTCTGATGACCGACGTCATTGGTGAAGTGTACGGAAAGAAAATCGCTAAATTTTTCGTCCTCGCGGGATTTGTGAGCACTGCGCTATTTATTATCTACTCTTTTATTTCTCTCGCCATGCCCTGGTCAAGCGAGGGCTTGTGGGCCAAAGAGGGTTATAACCTGATGTTCGGTCTTTCCGCGAGAATCAGTATCGCGTCACTTGTGGCATTCTTAATCGCTGAATATCAAGACGTCTTGTCATTTTTCTTCTTCCAAGAAAAGTTTGGCGTCAAATCTTTTTGGCTTCGTTCGTTTCTTTCAAATCTCTGGTCACAACTGCTCGACTCAGCTATCTTCATGGTCATCGCCTTCGCGGGAGTCTATTCAACCAAAACACTCATTAGCATCATTCTTTCCTGGTGGTTGTACAAAGTTGCCATGGGAGCTTTGTATTCTCCACTTTCCTACATTGGAATTCGTTTACTGAAAGAAAAAACAATCGACGCAGAAAAACATGATAGTCAAAGCAATTAA
- a CDS encoding NUDIX domain-containing protein, which yields MKVTETAGGIVVNKNGDVAIVSNRGVSWSLPKGKIDQGETDLAAAIREIYEETGITDPTLVRDLGTYERYKNGPGGTEDKNELKKIHIFLFTSTKEKLQPVDSHNPEARWVTKLQALKLLTHARDRDFFQGVIDLI from the coding sequence ATGAAAGTCACTGAGACAGCGGGTGGAATTGTGGTAAATAAAAATGGTGACGTTGCTATTGTCAGTAATCGAGGCGTTTCGTGGTCATTACCCAAAGGTAAAATTGATCAAGGAGAAACTGATTTGGCGGCGGCCATTCGCGAAATCTATGAAGAGACGGGGATTACTGATCCAACGCTTGTTCGCGATTTGGGAACGTATGAACGATATAAAAATGGTCCAGGCGGAACTGAAGATAAAAACGAATTAAAGAAAATTCACATTTTTTTATTTACTTCAACTAAAGAAAAATTACAGCCAGTTGATAGTCATAACCCTGAGGCTCGCTGGGTTACAAAGCTTCAAGCTCTAAAACTATTGACGCACGCTCGCGATCGGGATTTTTTCCAAGGTGTCATTGATTTGATATAG